A section of the Triticum dicoccoides isolate Atlit2015 ecotype Zavitan chromosome 7A, WEW_v2.0, whole genome shotgun sequence genome encodes:
- the LOC119332326 gene encoding 3beta-hydroxysteroid-dehydrogenase/decarboxylase-like translates to MDPSPVGQEARRLCAVTGGRGFMARHLVAALLRSGDWCVRITDLAPNVTMEPDEDDGLLGAALRDGRAAYISVDVCQLAQLTQALEGVDTVFHTATADQIKNNFQLHYKVNVEGTKNVIKACNTCKVKTLIYTSSSAVVFDGVHGLFGADESTPYPDKFPDAYTQTKAEAEKLVMRANGIDELLTCCIRPGSIFGPGDAIVPTLVSYGGMMIIVGDGKNCDDFVYVENVVHAHICAEKTLSTKDGAKRSGGKTYFITNMEPVNMWDFIYMVLEEVGYKSRFRLRIPLCLLEPITFVVDWSYNNIFSHYGMRQPSMLTSTRIKYVTLNRTFKCNNAVEQLGYKAIVSLKEGVNMTTDFYKRLRVRDMHISI, encoded by the exons ATGGATCCTTCCCCGGTCGGCCAGGAAGCACGTCGGTTGTGCGCGGTGACCGGCGGCCGGGGATTCATGGCGAGGCACCTGGTCGCGGCGCTGCTCCGCTCCGGAGATTGGTGCGTGCGGATCACCGACCTAGCCCCCAATGTCACCATGGAGCCCGACGAGGATGATGGGCTCCTTGGCGCCGCCCTCCGTGACGGCCGCGCCGCCTACATCTCTGTCGACGTCTGCCAATTGGCCCAGCTCACACAAG CTCTGGAAGGGGTAGATACTGTTTTCCACACTGCTACCGCGGATCAGATCAAGAACAACTTCCAACTCCATTACAAGGTCAACGTCGAGG GGACAAAGAATGTCATCAaggcttgtaacacatgcaaggttAAGACACTCATATACACTAGTTCCAGTGCAGTTGTATTCGATGGAGTTCATGGCCTCTTTGGTGCAGATGAATCAACACCATATCCAGATAAG TTTCCTGATGCATACACACAAACCAAGGCAGAAGCCGAAAAACTGGTGATGAGAGCCAATGGAATAGATGAGCTTCTCACTTGTTGTATACGTCCTGGCTCCATCTTTGGCCCTGGTGACGCAATAGTGCCAACTTTAGTTTCTTACGGAGGAATGATG ATCATTGTTGGTGATGGCAAGAATTGTGATGATTTTGTATATGTTGAGAATGTGGTGCATGCTCATATATGTGCCGAGAAAACCCTTTCTACCAAAGACGGTGCAAAGAGAAGTGGAGGCAAA ACCTACTTTATAACTAATATGGAGCCAGTGAATATGTGGGACTTTATTTACATGGTTTTGGAAGAAGTTGGATACAAAAG CCGTTTCAGATTAAGAATACCTTTATGTCTTCTGGAGCCGATAACATTTGTGGTAGACTGGAGCTATAATAATATATTCTCGCACTATGGAATGCGTCAACCCAGCATGCTAACATCCACAAGAATTAAGTATGTGACCCTCAATAGAACATTCAAGTGCAACAATGCTGTTGAACAACTTGGTTACAAAGCAATAGTGTCACTCAAG GAGGGAGTAAACATGACTACCGATTTCTACAAGCGCTTAAGGGTGCGAGATATGCACATTTCTATTTGA